Within Pseudomonadota bacterium, the genomic segment AGATAACAACCCCCTTGCCCCCTTTTCTAAGGGGGAATATTTAAGCTGGTTTAACCTCATTAAATGTAGAATATCTGAGGTTTGTAACCAGCACCAAATGATAAAGTGAGGCGGTAAAATTCCCCCTTAATAAAGGGGGATAAAGGGGGTTGTTTAAAATCCGCCAAATACTTCACAATTCGAAATTCCTTGTTCGATATTCGATATTCAGTTTTTTTAAAAAGTATACATAAAGAGGTATTAATATATGGAAAACTTATGGGGTCATGAACTTGTATTTCCGGAAGATGTTTTATATTCGCCTGAATTTCTTTGGGTAAAGGAAGATGCTGGAAAGATACGCGCTGGTTTAAGCGATATAATCGTAAGATCGGCAAAGAAACTGGTAACCATTAAAATGACATGTGATGCAGGAGCTTTAATAAATAAAGGCGATTCGATCGGAACAGTTGAGACAAGTAAAGCCGTTAGAGAAATTATCGCCCCTGTTTCAGGCACGGTGATTGCCGTAA encodes:
- a CDS encoding glycine cleavage system protein H, which codes for MENLWGHELVFPEDVLYSPEFLWVKEDAGKIRAGLSDIIVRSAKKLVTIKMTCDAGALINKGDSIGTVETSKAVREIIAPVSGTVIAVNPSIAGGDPSLIMKDPYGEGWVVEIEKTGDTDAQLKELMKGDEDETKEWLEEQADDIVPMA